A stretch of the Poseidonibacter parvus genome encodes the following:
- a CDS encoding GGDEF domain-containing protein, with amino-acid sequence MKLKLFKSVTFKLILLVLVVLFALISTSILFNSQIDKLKVQIDNLYFGNFIPIVKLENIQDNYKTIISCRTLKYICDFKKEQKIILEDWSYYYNAYKNEKERNVINNVDIALKETFKINKLHKFKKIVQKIEFLIDYETKMAFKQRKLFVEEYKRMKDYLFINIVLLLVLTFGIVAYIIYQVVKKDNQLRVLNTKYKIDSITDSMTSLYNRKYFDTIFDNMPFIANANNWECAFIMFDIDYFKQYNDTYGHDAGDETLKKVAKVLKEYFNNKYEFVFRLGGEEFGVILFDIDLDILESCLNDINQKIVDLKIEHKTSDVLDVVTISIGAIMYEPNTYISANKLYKKADDSLYKSKHNGRNQYHIHKGK; translated from the coding sequence ATGAAATTAAAGCTATTTAAATCTGTCACATTTAAACTAATTCTATTAGTTCTTGTTGTTCTTTTTGCTTTAATTAGTACATCAATCTTATTTAACTCTCAAATTGATAAATTAAAAGTACAAATAGATAATCTTTATTTTGGTAATTTTATTCCTATTGTTAAATTAGAAAACATTCAAGATAATTATAAAACAATCATTTCATGTCGTACTCTTAAATATATTTGCGATTTTAAAAAAGAACAAAAAATCATTTTAGAAGATTGGTCTTATTATTACAACGCTTATAAAAATGAAAAAGAAAGAAACGTTATAAATAATGTTGATATTGCATTAAAAGAAACATTCAAAATAAATAAGCTTCACAAATTTAAAAAAATAGTACAAAAAATAGAATTCTTAATAGATTATGAAACTAAAATGGCATTTAAGCAAAGAAAACTTTTTGTAGAAGAATATAAAAGAATGAAAGACTACTTGTTTATTAATATTGTTCTTCTTTTAGTTCTAACTTTTGGTATTGTTGCGTATATTATTTATCAAGTAGTAAAAAAAGATAATCAATTAAGAGTTTTAAATACAAAATACAAGATTGATTCTATTACAGATTCTATGACAAGTCTTTATAATAGAAAATATTTTGATACAATATTCGATAATATGCCTTTTATTGCAAATGCAAATAACTGGGAATGTGCTTTTATAATGTTTGATATTGATTATTTTAAACAATATAATGACACTTATGGACATGATGCTGGTGATGAAACTTTAAAAAAAGTTGCAAAAGTATTAAAAGAGTATTTTAATAATAAATATGAATTCGTCTTTAGATTAGGCGGAGAAGAGTTTGGAGTAATTTTATTTGATATTGATTTAGATATTTTAGAATCATGTCTAAATGATATAAATCAAAAAATTGTTGATCTTAAAATTGAACATAAAACAAGTGATGTTCTAGATGTTGTTACTATTTCTATAGGTGCAATAATGTACGAACCAAATACATATATCTCTGCAAATAAGCTTTATAAAAAAGCAGATGATAGTTTATATAAATCAAAACATAATGGTAGAAACCAATACCATATACATAAAGGAAAATAA
- a CDS encoding SulP family inorganic anion transporter has translation MLNIKDTFIGKNAKSDILSGLVVAVALVPEAIAFSFIAQVSPIVGLYAAFILGLITALMGGKPGMISGATGAVAIVLVGVSLASKEILISQGLSGDELSFGIVQYITLTAIVAGIIQIIIGAFKMGKFIRLVPQPALHGFVNGLAVVIATSQFKFLDGAGIIMYAIILGTMATMYFLPKFTAAVPAGLVAIIVFTLGVYITSADTKLVGDLANLSEFKGLLPSFHIPDVILDFEALKLVLPYAVIVALVGVIESLLTLSVLDEIGGSRGSANQECIAQGTGNITCGLFGAMPGCAMIGQSIINYTSGGLGRLSGVVASIGLILLVATLTDLLNIIPVAILVGIMFMVSIGTFEWSSFARITKMPKSDAFVLVTVTCITIVADLAIAVISGVIISALVFAWNHAKVTAKTHLEDDGTKVYDFDGPLFFGSVTSFNENFDIEHDPENIVLDFKDARVMDISGVEAIDAITKKYLELDKKVKIRHLSSECKTIMKNAGQFCTYEEDDPKYKVAYDY, from the coding sequence TTGTTAAATATAAAAGATACTTTTATAGGGAAAAATGCAAAAAGTGATATTTTGTCAGGACTTGTAGTTGCTGTTGCACTTGTACCTGAAGCTATTGCTTTTTCATTTATAGCACAAGTTAGTCCAATAGTTGGATTATATGCTGCATTTATTTTAGGATTAATTACAGCTCTTATGGGTGGAAAACCTGGAATGATTTCAGGAGCGACTGGTGCTGTTGCAATTGTTTTAGTAGGAGTTAGTCTTGCTTCTAAAGAGATTTTGATCTCGCAAGGACTAAGTGGTGATGAATTATCATTTGGAATAGTTCAGTATATTACATTAACAGCAATTGTTGCAGGTATTATTCAAATAATAATTGGTGCTTTTAAAATGGGTAAATTTATTCGTTTAGTTCCTCAACCTGCACTTCATGGATTTGTAAATGGACTTGCAGTTGTAATTGCAACAAGTCAATTTAAATTTCTTGATGGTGCTGGAATTATTATGTATGCAATTATTTTAGGAACAATGGCTACTATGTACTTTTTACCAAAGTTTACAGCAGCAGTTCCTGCAGGACTTGTTGCTATTATTGTATTTACTTTAGGTGTTTATATTACAAGTGCTGATACTAAGCTTGTAGGAGATTTAGCTAACTTATCAGAGTTTAAAGGATTACTTCCATCTTTTCATATTCCTGATGTGATTCTAGATTTTGAAGCATTAAAACTTGTTCTTCCTTATGCTGTTATTGTTGCACTTGTTGGAGTTATTGAATCACTTTTGACACTTTCAGTTTTAGATGAAATTGGTGGTTCAAGAGGTAGTGCAAATCAAGAATGTATTGCACAAGGAACAGGAAATATTACTTGTGGTTTATTTGGTGCAATGCCAGGATGTGCAATGATTGGTCAATCAATTATCAACTATACATCTGGTGGATTAGGACGTCTTTCAGGTGTTGTTGCATCAATTGGATTAATTCTTTTAGTAGCAACTTTAACAGACCTTTTAAATATAATTCCTGTTGCTATACTTGTTGGTATTATGTTTATGGTATCTATTGGAACATTTGAATGGAGCTCATTTGCTAGAATTACTAAAATGCCAAAAAGTGATGCTTTTGTACTAGTAACTGTTACTTGTATTACAATTGTTGCTGATTTAGCAATTGCAGTAATTTCTGGTGTGATTATTTCAGCACTTGTGTTTGCATGGAATCACGCAAAAGTAACTGCAAAAACTCATTTAGAAGATGATGGAACAAAAGTATACGATTTTGATGGGCCATTATTTTTTGGAAGTGTAACATCATTTAATGAAAACTTTGACATTGAACATGATCCAGAAAATATTGTATTAGATTTTAAAGATGCAAGAGTTATGGATATTTCAGGAGTAGAGGCTATTGATGCAATTACTAAAAAATATCTTGAACTTGATAAAAAAGTAAAAATTAGACACTTAAGTTCAGAGTGTAAGACAATTATGAAAAATGCAGGTCAATTTTGTACTTATGAAGAAGATGATCCAAAATATAAAGTTGCATACGATTATTAA
- a CDS encoding putative metalloprotease CJM1_0395 family protein, whose amino-acid sequence MEINNNYSTISSINQQIAVKKAELSSIDKKEDEKSLFENNDSVNIVGKNYDEEDYKRVLQKYKDLDSEVRTHEQTHSAGASTTAPINYSYQVGPDGKVYASGGSVRFDTSIPDNEVNAEVKLDKLASAASGPAQLSFSDSQISRAANLNKLLLQGIEQGVDYGNN is encoded by the coding sequence ATGGAAATAAATAATAATTATAGTACTATTTCATCTATCAACCAACAAATAGCTGTTAAAAAAGCAGAACTTAGTAGTATTGATAAAAAAGAAGATGAAAAGTCATTATTTGAAAATAATGATAGTGTTAATATTGTTGGAAAAAACTATGATGAAGAAGATTATAAAAGAGTTCTTCAAAAATATAAAGACCTTGATAGTGAAGTTCGAACGCATGAACAAACTCACTCAGCAGGAGCTTCGACAACTGCACCTATAAACTATTCATATCAAGTAGGACCAGATGGAAAGGTATATGCATCAGGAGGAAGTGTACGATTTGACACTAGTATTCCCGATAATGAAGTTAATGCTGAGGTAAAACTTGATAAATTAGCCAGTGCTGCTTCTGGACCAGCACAATTGAGTTTTTCAGATAGTCAAATATCAAGAGCTGCTAATTTAAACAAACTATTACTACAAGGTATTGAACAAGGAGTAGATTATGGAAATAACTAA
- the trxC gene encoding thioredoxin TrxC, which translates to MNKINVVCPSCLKVNSIPKKDSYSKANCGSCKNSLLDTNPIELDESNFDHVVVNSDIPVIVDFWAPWCGPCKMMAPIFNEVANKYPLKALFVKVNTQAHQNLGAKFNIRSIPTLVVYKAGVEVKRVSGALDPLKLSNLVNENL; encoded by the coding sequence ATGAATAAAATAAATGTTGTATGCCCATCATGCTTAAAAGTAAACTCTATTCCAAAAAAAGATTCTTATTCAAAAGCTAATTGTGGTTCTTGTAAGAATTCTTTGTTAGATACAAACCCAATTGAACTAGATGAATCAAACTTTGATCATGTAGTTGTAAACTCAGATATCCCTGTAATTGTAGATTTCTGGGCTCCTTGGTGTGGACCTTGTAAAATGATGGCACCAATATTTAATGAAGTTGCTAATAAGTATCCACTTAAAGCTTTATTTGTAAAAGTTAACACACAAGCCCATCAAAATTTAGGAGCAAAGTTTAATATAAGATCAATTCCTACACTTGTAGTTTATAAAGCAGGAGTTGAAGTAAAAAGAGTTAGTGGAGCATTAGATCCATTGAAATTATCTAATTTAGTAAATGAAAACTTATAA